The genomic interval ATTTACTTCTTATGAGCAATTCTAAAACAGCTATTTATTCCCTCACTGCAAAAGGTGCAGACCTTGCGCGTAAAATTGCGTTTGCAACAGGCTCGGTTTCATACGTCCTAGAGCGTTATGCTGAAGAAAGTGATATACCGTTCACTGGATTCACGTCTCTCATTTCAGATACTTTTTCTGCTTATGAATCACATATTTTTATTATGGCTTCGGGTATTGTTGTTCGGGCGATAGCTCCGCATTTAAAATCAAAGGATACCGACCCCGCTGTAGTTGTACTTGATCAGGAAGGGCGATTTGCAATTTCGCTTGTTTCCGGTCATTTAGGCGGTGCTAATGAGCTTGCCCGTATGGTTGCAGGTCAGATCGGAGCGACTGCTGTTATTACAACCGCTACGGATTGTGCCGGGGTTCCTTCAATCGATATGCTTGCACGTGCCAGCGGGTTGGTAATCGGTGATACAGGCTCAATTAAGCATGTAAATTCGGCTTTGCTTGATGGTGATAAAGTAGGGGTATATGACCCTGAAATATTTCTGAATATAGACGGGCTAAGTGAGTTTTTTTATAAAGTTGATAACGTTGCAGATCTTGATGAATTGCGATGCGGTGTCTGCATTGATTGGCGCATTCACGATTTGCCTGAAAACGTGCTGAAACTTTATCCGAAGTGTTTACGGCTCGGAGTAGGATGTCGCAGAGGCGTGCCGGCTGAAGAGATTAATGCGCTGGTAACGGATGTTCTGGCGGATCATGGAATTGCTCTGCAATCAATTGTTTCACTTGGAACTATAGATGCGAAAAATGATGAAGTAGGAATGCTTGAATTTGCACGGCAGAAGAACTTGAAAATAAATTTTTTCAGTGCAGATGAATTAGAAGAAATTAAAGGAACCACTCCTTCGGGACTGGTGATGAAACATATGGGAGTTGGCAGTGTATGCGAAGCAGCAGCAATGAAACAGTCCGGGGGGGACAATCTGATTGTCCCGAAGAAAAAAAGTGCACGGGTGACAATGTCTCTGGCCAAGGATGTGCGGGTAAAGGGTGTTTAAAAATAGTCGGCCTCGGCCCCGGTGATGAATGTTTAATGTCGCCGCATGCACGTGAAGCTATCCATCTGGCTGACGTTGTGGTAGGGTACACAGGCTATATAAAATTAATTGCTCCGGATTTGCTTGAGGGTAAAGATGTTTTATCCACAGGTATGATGGCGGAAGTTGAGAGATGTCGTAGGGCTGTTGATGAAGCCGTGGCCGGAAGAAATGTTGCAATGGTTTGCAGCGGCGATCCCGGCATCTATGCCATGGCCGGGCTTGTTATGGAACTTTTGGAAACACACGATTTTTTCAGTGATATCTGTTTTGAAGTTATCCCGGGTATTCCGGCTTTCGCTGCTGCGGCAGCTTTGCTAGGAGCCCCGCTTATGCACGATTTTGCCTCTGTCAGTTTAAGTGATCTGCTTACGCCTTGGGATAAGATTGAAAAACGGATCAGGTGTGCGGCTGATGCCGACTTTGTAATCGCAATTTATAATCCCCGTTCTAAAAAAAGAGCCGGACATTTAATTGATGCTATAAATATTATAAAGTTATTCAGACGCGGATCAACACCTGTCGGGATTGTAAACAGGGCTTATCGTGAAGGCCAAAAGGTTCAATTAGTGACTCTTGATACCGTGAATGAACAGGATGTTGATATGCAAACTGTTTTGATTATTGGTAATTCTTCAACTAGAGAAGTTGCCGGTAAAATGCTGACCCCGCGCGGTTATGCCGGAAAGTACGACATATAATAATTCTAAAAAGTTTTTTATTTAATAGCAGTTAATGGATTGTTTTTATTGAGTGTGCTTGACATGGTTTTTTTTCTAAATTAAATCTCCAAGAAGACTGTAATTAGGTTAACGTTATTTTAATGGAGGAAAATTAGGATGAAAAAGACCTTATTGATTTGTATGGTTACAGCTGCATTGGTATGTGCGTTTGCACTTCCATCTTTGTATGCTGTAGACGCTCCCGGCGATTTGGTTATTAAAGCGCCTGCCGGCACTAAGATGACCAAAGAACCTGTTAATTTCTCACACAAAGGACATGCTGCTCTTGACTGTAAAAAGTGTCATCACAAATGGGATGGTGCCGGTGCAATTAAGAAATGTGATTCTGAAGGATGTCATATCGACACAAGCAAAGAAGGTAAGAGTGCTCCAACTTCTTACTACTCCGCTTTTCATGGTAAAGCAGATAACAGCTGCGTAGGCTGTCATAAAGCTATGAAGAAAGATAAAGCTAAGACTGGTCCTACCAAATGTAGCGATTGTCATCCTAAGAAGTAAGTCTTCTTGATTTTGTAATGAAAGGGGGCTTGCGAGCCCCCTTTTTAAATTTTCACAGAGGGTAAGCTATGACCCCGGATTCACCGGATAAGCAGGCAAAGGAAGAGGTTCTTGACCTTAATGATATTGCGGAAGAAATTGTCACGGACGATGCTTCTGGAGTTCATGATGTAGATGCAAGTTTTGAGCAGGAACTCGAAGACCTTTTTTCCGAAGATCTGGAGCTTGAAGAGCCCGCTGTCGGTAAAATCGAAGAAGATTCAGAGGATGATGATCTTCTTGTTCTCGATGATGTTGTCGAAGATGGCGAAGACGTGCTTGAACTTGATGATGTTGTCGAAGATGGCGAAGACGTTCTCGATCTCGATGATGTTGTCGAAGAGGGTGAAGACGTTCTCGATCTTGATGATGTTGTCGAAGAGAACGAAGACGTACTTGATCTTGATGATGTTTTAAATGAAGCTGGAGAATTGGAATCTGCCGATTCTGATTCTGATACAGATGCAATGTTGGAAAATTTTGATCTTGGCGAAGAATCACTTATGGCTGCCGAAGGTGATTTCGCTGAAGGTGAGGTTGATGCTGAGGGATTAGATAATATTATCGACGGACTTGGCGGTGACAGCACTGTCGCCGCTGACGACAAAGACGATATTGATAATTTATTTGACGGCGACACAGATGTCGCAGCCCTTGATCAACTGCTGCAAGATTCCGGTGATGATAACGAAACTGATGAACTGGATGATCTGCTCGGTGAAGTTTCAGATGATGTGGATCTTTCCGGACTCGGCGAAGATGTCCTTGCAGATGAAGATATCGAAAGTCTGCTGTCTGACGATGCAGATCTTGAAGAGCTTTCGGAAGAAGGACTCGATCCTTTAGAAGCTGATGAACATGACGCTGTAAACGGGCCGGTTGAAGCTTCTGAAACCACTGAAGTGCCAGAAGTTGAGATAGCAGAAGATTCAGAAGCCGAAGAGACTGCAACTCTTGAAGATTCAGAAACTGAAGACGCTTCAGAGCTCAGTGAAGAAATTTTAGGAGATGTCTTTCTTGATGATGATCTTGACTCAATTCTTGAAGAAAAAAATGCAGATTTGGATGAACCCTCTGATGCAGATGCCGTCGATCTTGATAAAGATATGGACGTATCAGAACTTAATAAGCTTAATGAATTAGATGATAGTGATGATATCCAGCTTGATGATGACGATATTGATTTAGGTGAATTACTTGAAGATGTTGAAATAGATCTATCTGATCTTGATGAAGATGATATTTTGCCGGTTGATGAGTCCGGAGCGATTGTGACAGTTGCGGCTGTAAATGAGCTGGCTGATAAAATTGATTCGTTTGATTCAGAATTAGCTAAACTTAAAGATCTTATTGACTCTACTGCGGCCGGATACACAGAAGCAAATCTTGAAGAAAAAGCGGTGCTGGCTGAAAAGCGGGCTGAAGACCTTGAGGTCGCTCTTGCCGAGTCTTCTGAAAGAATTATTGCTCTTGAAGAAAAAGCAGTGCTGGCTGAAAAGCGGGCTGAGGACCTTGAGGTCGCTCTTGCTCAGTCTTCTGAAAGAATTATTGCTCTTGAAGAAAAAACTGTTCAGATTGGTTCACTTGAGGACACTGTTTCATCTTTGATGGCTTCAATTCAGGGACTTGAAGAACGGCTGTCCAGTGGAGAGATTGAGTCTGTTGTCGGACAGAGATTAAGCGAAACACTGAAGGCTGATTCTCCGACAGTTGCTGCCGTTGCGGTTGCTGCCGCTGACGAAATCCAGGAACGAGTCGAGGAATGGGTTCAGACCGGAATGCTCGATATTAAGGCTGATGTCGCTGAGAAAATTACAGCTTTAGAAGAAAAACTTAATGCCGAGCCTGATATGGCGGAACTTGTAAGTAAAGAGCTTGAAAAAGAACTTGATCCTGAGTCTACCTCCTTCTATCGCATCAAGAGTCGACTCACAGAAGATATTGAGGATTATTTAACTCCGCGCTTGATTGAAAAAATAGAAGAGATGAAAGGTGATGTCGAAGACAATTTCAAATCTACTATTGATGAAATTCTTGCTGAAAAGCTCGAAAGATCAGTCCCTGCTGAAGCAGCGCGGATTATCAGAGAAGAGATTGCGGCTCTTGCCCGCGATTTTGACGAATAGAAATTATAAAAAAATCAGATTAATTGACGGTCCGCTGGAGTAATCTTCCAGCGGACCTCTTTGATTTATATGGCTTTAATTATTGAGGTTTAACCTATATTCCACCGCCGTCCTGTTCCTATTTGTGTATTAATATGCGGGTCGACTAAATAGGGGTCTCATGTTAAAGAGCCTCTCAAAAGAGAGGGGCTTTTAAGTTTTTTTCTTTTTACCCGCCCGGTAGCCCTGCCTGTGGAGGTCGTGGCCATTTCCCCCCGGGCGGGGTTTTTCAGCGTAAGAAGGAGGCATATTATGGATAAAATTGAGAAGCAGGCTTTGCAGGTAACTAAAGAGATCATAGTGAAATTTATTGAAGTGGGAAGAATTTCTCCTTCTAATTTCTCTGAGACTTTCAGTTCTATCTATGCCGATGTTATCGCGTCTGTCAGGGCTCAGCAGATCAAAGAGGAAGACGTCCGTGGAGAATCTGAGTAGATGCAGGGTCAGACTCATCAGGAGCACGGTAAAAAAGTTGCGGCCATGTTTGGACGCATTGCCGGGTGGTACGATTTTCTGAATCACGCTTTGAGCGCAGGGCAGGACATATACTGGCGATACAGACTGGTTAAACTGGTCCGTCCCGCTAAAAACGGTTTGGTCCTTGATCTCGCTGCCGGAACTCTTGATGTTTCTGTGGAGCTTGTAAAACAGTATCCGGACATCAAAGTTCTCGCTATGGATTTTGCGTTTCCCATGCTCGCCTGTGGCAAATCTAAGAAATTAGAAGGCAAATATGAGAGTACAAGAGGAAATCAAATTGCCGCCGTGCAGGCTGACGGAAAGAAACTTCCTCTTCCTGATTCATGTCTTGACGGAGCAACTATAGCATTTGGAATTCGTAATATTCTTCCACGCGAAGAAGCATATAAAGAAATTTTGCGCACACTGAAACCCGGTGCAAGATTTTGCATTCTTGAATTCGGTTCAGGACGTAAACGCATATGGAAAGGGTTCTACAATTTTTATTTGAACAGAATTCTGCCGCTCCTAGGAAAGATCGTCTCCGGAGATTCTGGAGCGTATACCTATTTGGCAGATACAATCCGTTCTTTTCCTGATGAGAGAACTTTAGGCACAGAACTTCGTAACTCCGGTTTTGACAGAGTTATGTTTGTCCCGCTGCTTTCAGGCATCGTGTATATCCACGTTGCTGAAAAACCGGCAGATTAGAACCGCCTAAGCAGAGTAGTTAAAGTCCTACGAGAGATTGACCGAAAGAGATAAGCAACAAGCCGAAGATCATTGCGATAAGGCCGAGAATGCGTAATTGTCTCGGTCCTCTTTCGATAATAGAGATTAGAATTCTGGGCATACGCTCAGAAAACAAAAAATATGGTATTCCTTCAAGAATGAAGGCCAAGCCTAGGGCTGATAGCAGAAAAGACCAGTCGATATTCATAATAGCTGCAGTTTTATATGGGCTGTCAGACATTGTCTACCCCTCTTCAGGTAGTTTGTTGATAAATTTTTAGTTATATGGTGATAAAAAAATTGTCGGTATCCGGCTTTCCGGAAAAACATTAAAGGATATAACGTCATGATTAAATTTGAAGATATTAAAAATAAAAAAAGTTATGTAGCAGTTGTAGGTCTCGGTTATGTAGGTCTGCCGCTGGCTGTAGCTCTCGGAAAACATTTTAATGTTCTTGGAGTTGATATTTCCGAAAAGCGTGTAGGCGAACTGCGTGACGGTTACGACCGCACTGCGGAAGTTCTTGAAAAAGACTTTCATAATTTTGTAGAATTCAGCAGTAATCCTGAAGATCTTAAAAAAGCAGGAATTATTATTATCGCTGTTCCTACACCGATTGACGCAGCTCGTAATCCTGACCTCCGTCCGGTTGTAGGCGCATCCACCATGGTTGGTAAGCATATGTCAGAGGGAACAATTGTTGTTTATGAATCAACAGTTTATCCCGGACTCACAGAAGACATCTGCATTCCTATCCTCGCTGAACAATCCGGTCTTGAATATCACAAGCAGTTCGGCGTCGGATATTCACCTGAAAGAATTAATCCGGGTGACAGAGAACATACTTTGCAGACAATTGTTAAAGTTGTCTCCGGAAGTTCTGAAGATGTCGCTGAAATTTTAGATAAACTTTATTCAACTGTTGTTACCGCAGGAACTCACAGGGCTTCATGTATTAAAGTTGCCGAGGCTGCAAAAGTCATTGAAAACACTCAGCGTGATCTTAACATCGCACTTATGAATGAACTCTCCATGATTTTTGATCGTCTGGGTATTGATACTTTAGATGTTCTTGAAGCTGCCGGAACTAAATGGAACTTTCTTCCGTTCCGTCCGGGCTTAGTCGGCGGTCATTGTATCGGAGTCGATCCCTATTATCTTACCACTAAGGCAGAAGCTATCGGACATCATCCGCAGGTTATTCTTGCCGGACGTAAAATCAACGACTCTGTCGGTAAATTTATTGCTGACACAACTGTTAAGCAGATGATCGACGGCGACAGTAAAGTTAAAAATGCTAAAGTCGGTATCCTCGGTCTTACTTTCAAAGAAAATGTTCCTGATCTGCGTAACACCAAAGTTGTTGACGTTGTTGACGAATTGCTTTCTTTCGGTGTGAAAGTTCTGGTTCACGATCCTTATGCTGATCCGAATGAAGCAATCGAAGAATATGGACTTAAAACCGTTCCTTTTTCTGAATTTAAGGACCTTGATGCTCTTATTCTTGCTGTTTCGCATAAAGAATATCGCAGCCTGAGTTTTGACGAAATTAAGAGCTGGTTTAGAGAGCCTGAAAATGCACTGATCATTGACGTAAAATGCTTTTTTGATCGGGATGAGCTGGCTAAGGCTGGAATCAGATCCTGGAGACTCTAGAATCGGTGAAAGATATTCTTTTTGTCACTGCGACTGTAAAGGAGATGAAAGCCGCCCTCGGAGGCGTATGCGAACTGCCTGATCTCAGGCAGGGTGTTGCAGTTCCTTTTGATTTCAGTGGTCAATCAGGTTTATTACTGGTTACCGGTATCGGGATTATTAATTCATCTTTTGCTTTGGGACAGACTCTTGCAAAATATGAAATAGGGATTGTTGTTCTTGCCGGAATAGCAGGTACTTTCAATCCTGATCGGTTTCCAGTCGGTTCAGCATGCATCGTAAAGACGGAAATATGGCCGGAATACGGGCTCAAAAATGGAAAAGAAATAGATCCGAAAGGACTTGGTTTCAGCCTCGCTGAAATAAACGGTATCCAGATATGGGACCGGATTGAGCTCAACTGCGGAAATAGTTTTAGAAAGTCAGTGCTTGACCGATTTGCAAAACTGCCCGAAGCTGTTTCTTTAACAGTGAGCGGAGTTACCGCAACGGAAGATGAGGCCTTGCGGCTCAAAACTGAGTTTAAGGCGGATATAGAAAATATGGAAGGTTTTGCCACTGCGTATGGATGTGCTCTTTCGGGGGTTCCTGTATGTCAGGTGCGGACTGTATCGAACCTTGTGGGGTCAAGGGATCGTAAAGATTGGGATTTGAAGGGAGCATTGGCGGAACTTGGCCGAATCTGTTCTCCTCTGGTTAAGAAAACATCCTGATTTTTTGATCTGTTCTTCCCACTCACAACTGGGATAATTCATACGCGGATGACTGAGTTATTAGCCTATTTTAAGCAAGAGTTGCCTAAGATAAACGGTTTTTTGGATGAAGAAACCGATAAGCTTGAGGGATTGGTAAAAGGGGTTGCGAAGCATGTACTGCTTGCTCCCGGTAAACGGATACGTCCGATTCTCACCATACTTTCTGCACGTAGTCTGGGATATTCAAAAGAAGATATTTATCCTTTAGCCAGCGCGCTTGAGCTGCTGCATGCTGCAACTTTGCTTCACGACGACATACTTGATGATGCTGATTTAAGAAGAGGAGTTACTGCTTCACATCTTGTTTTCGGTACTACAGAAACAATCCTTGCCGGGGATGTACTTCTTGCTCTCGCCAATTTAATAGGGGCTGATTACGGTAAATCACGTATAAGTTCTATTCTGGCCTCAGCGATTATGTCTACTGCTGACGGAGAAATTCGCGAAATAGCACATATTTCAGAACCGAAAGTCGACCGCGCTGTATATATGGATATTATTATAGGAAAGACAGCAAGGCTTATTGAAGCTTCATGTCGGATTGGTGCCTCCGTTGCCTCTGACAGCGCGGAACTTGAAGATGCGCTGGGAAATTTCGGCCTCAACATGGGTATAGCCTTTCAGCTGGTTGACGATGCCCTTGATTATGAATCTCCAGTAGGAGATACCGGTAAGCCTGAAGGCGGCGATTTGAAAGAGGGAAAGATCACTTTACCTTTAATTTTTTATCTTGAGATGTTAGATGGTAAAGAGGCTGAATTGCTGCTCTCTGAAATTAAAAATAGAACCCTTACAGATGCAAAACGTGATGAGGTTCTTGAAAGTATTCGGGCGCAAGGTTTAGGCACAAAGACCAGGGAATCAGCAGCCGCTTACATTGAAAAGGCTAAAGATTGTCTGACTCCACTGTCTGACAGTGTTGAACGGCGCATTCTTAAACAGGCAGCAGATTTTGTACTGACCCGTAGCAAGTAGGTGTAGCTTAAATACAGGAGTTGCTGCTTATG from Desulfovibrio gilichinskyi carries:
- a CDS encoding cobalt-precorrin 5A hydrolase, which translates into the protein MSNSKTAIYSLTAKGADLARKIAFATGSVSYVLERYAEESDIPFTGFTSLISDTFSAYESHIFIMASGIVVRAIAPHLKSKDTDPAVVVLDQEGRFAISLVSGHLGGANELARMVAGQIGATAVITTATDCAGVPSIDMLARASGLVIGDTGSIKHVNSALLDGDKVGVYDPEIFLNIDGLSEFFYKVDNVADLDELRCGVCIDWRIHDLPENVLKLYPKCLRLGVGCRRGVPAEEINALVTDVLADHGIALQSIVSLGTIDAKNDEVGMLEFARQKNLKINFFSADELEEIKGTTPSGLVMKHMGVGSVCEAAAMKQSGGDNLIVPKKKSARVTMSLAKDVRVKGV
- the cobJ gene encoding precorrin-3B C(17)-methyltransferase; translation: MRSSSNETVRGGQSDCPEEKKCTGDNVSGQGCAGKGCLKIVGLGPGDECLMSPHAREAIHLADVVVGYTGYIKLIAPDLLEGKDVLSTGMMAEVERCRRAVDEAVAGRNVAMVCSGDPGIYAMAGLVMELLETHDFFSDICFEVIPGIPAFAAAAALLGAPLMHDFASVSLSDLLTPWDKIEKRIRCAADADFVIAIYNPRSKKRAGHLIDAINIIKLFRRGSTPVGIVNRAYREGQKVQLVTLDTVNEQDVDMQTVLIIGNSSTREVAGKMLTPRGYAGKYDI
- a CDS encoding cytochrome c3 family protein, whose product is MKKTLLICMVTAALVCAFALPSLYAVDAPGDLVIKAPAGTKMTKEPVNFSHKGHAALDCKKCHHKWDGAGAIKKCDSEGCHIDTSKEGKSAPTSYYSAFHGKADNSCVGCHKAMKKDKAKTGPTKCSDCHPKK
- a CDS encoding ubiquinone/menaquinone biosynthesis methyltransferase produces the protein MQGQTHQEHGKKVAAMFGRIAGWYDFLNHALSAGQDIYWRYRLVKLVRPAKNGLVLDLAAGTLDVSVELVKQYPDIKVLAMDFAFPMLACGKSKKLEGKYESTRGNQIAAVQADGKKLPLPDSCLDGATIAFGIRNILPREEAYKEILRTLKPGARFCILEFGSGRKRIWKGFYNFYLNRILPLLGKIVSGDSGAYTYLADTIRSFPDERTLGTELRNSGFDRVMFVPLLSGIVYIHVAEKPAD
- a CDS encoding DUF2065 domain-containing protein; its protein translation is MNIDWSFLLSALGLAFILEGIPYFLFSERMPRILISIIERGPRQLRILGLIAMIFGLLLISFGQSLVGL
- a CDS encoding nucleotide sugar dehydrogenase, which translates into the protein MIKFEDIKNKKSYVAVVGLGYVGLPLAVALGKHFNVLGVDISEKRVGELRDGYDRTAEVLEKDFHNFVEFSSNPEDLKKAGIIIIAVPTPIDAARNPDLRPVVGASTMVGKHMSEGTIVVYESTVYPGLTEDICIPILAEQSGLEYHKQFGVGYSPERINPGDREHTLQTIVKVVSGSSEDVAEILDKLYSTVVTAGTHRASCIKVAEAAKVIENTQRDLNIALMNELSMIFDRLGIDTLDVLEAAGTKWNFLPFRPGLVGGHCIGVDPYYLTTKAEAIGHHPQVILAGRKINDSVGKFIADTTVKQMIDGDSKVKNAKVGILGLTFKENVPDLRNTKVVDVVDELLSFGVKVLVHDPYADPNEAIEEYGLKTVPFSEFKDLDALILAVSHKEYRSLSFDEIKSWFREPENALIIDVKCFFDRDELAKAGIRSWRL
- the mqnB gene encoding futalosine hydrolase — its product is MKDILFVTATVKEMKAALGGVCELPDLRQGVAVPFDFSGQSGLLLVTGIGIINSSFALGQTLAKYEIGIVVLAGIAGTFNPDRFPVGSACIVKTEIWPEYGLKNGKEIDPKGLGFSLAEINGIQIWDRIELNCGNSFRKSVLDRFAKLPEAVSLTVSGVTATEDEALRLKTEFKADIENMEGFATAYGCALSGVPVCQVRTVSNLVGSRDRKDWDLKGALAELGRICSPLVKKTS
- a CDS encoding polyprenyl synthetase family protein: MTELLAYFKQELPKINGFLDEETDKLEGLVKGVAKHVLLAPGKRIRPILTILSARSLGYSKEDIYPLASALELLHAATLLHDDILDDADLRRGVTASHLVFGTTETILAGDVLLALANLIGADYGKSRISSILASAIMSTADGEIREIAHISEPKVDRAVYMDIIIGKTARLIEASCRIGASVASDSAELEDALGNFGLNMGIAFQLVDDALDYESPVGDTGKPEGGDLKEGKITLPLIFYLEMLDGKEAELLLSEIKNRTLTDAKRDEVLESIRAQGLGTKTRESAAAYIEKAKDCLTPLSDSVERRILKQAADFVLTRSK